One genomic region from Zalophus californianus isolate mZalCal1 chromosome 2, mZalCal1.pri.v2, whole genome shotgun sequence encodes:
- the LOC113925322 gene encoding ER lumen protein-retaining receptor 1-like, which yields MNLFRFLGDLSHLLAIILLLLKIWKSRSCAGISGKSQVLFAVVFTARYLDLFTNYISLYNTCMTVVYIACSFTTVWMIYSKFKATYDGNHDIFRVEFLVVPTAILAFLVNHDFTPLEILWTFPIYLGSVAILPQLFMVSKTGEAETITSHYLFALGVYRTLYLFNWIWRYHFEGFFDLIAIVAGLVQTVLYCDFFYLYITKVLKGKKLSLPA from the coding sequence aTGAATCTCTTCCGATTCCTGGGAGACCTCTCCCACCTCCTAGCCATCATCTTGCTACTGCTCAAAATCTGGAAGTCCCGCTCTTGTGCCGGGATTTCAGGGAAGAGCCAGGTCCTGTTTGCTGTGGTGTTCACCGCCCGATACCTGGACCTCTTCACCAACTACATCTCACTGTACAACACCTGCATGACGGTGGTCTACATTGCCTGTTCCTTCACCACAGTCTGGATGATTTACAGCAAGTTCAAAGCCACTTACGATGGGAACCACGATATATTCCGGGTGGAGTTCCTTGTTGTTCCCACCGCCATCCTGGCGTTCCTGGTCAACCATGATTTTACCCCTCTAGAGATCCTCTGGACCTTCCCCATCTACCTGGGGTCAGTAGCCATCCTGCCCCAGCTGTTCATGGTGAGCAAGACGGGGGAGGCCGAGACGATCACAAGCCACTACTTGTTCGCGCTGGGCGTCTACCGCACGCTCTATCTCTTCAACTGGATCTGGCGCTACCACTTCGAGGGCTTCTTCGACCTCATCGCCATTGTGGCGGGCCTAGTCCAGACTGTCCTCTACTGCGATTTCTTCTACCTCTACATCACCAAAGTCCTGAAGGGGAAGAAGCTGAGCTTGCCGGCATAG